One Sediminicola sp. YIK13 DNA segment encodes these proteins:
- a CDS encoding DUF4202 domain-containing protein, which translates to MEESSKLERAFQLFDQANEQDPNREIFLGKTYAKEVLYAIRMTEKLREYAPYASEPLKLTARCQHICRWEIPRESYEMNRVGYLKWRQDLKKFHAEKASGILREAGYDQKTIDKVGFLLQKKQLKKNEETQTLEDVICLVFLEYYFEAFMEKHPEEKLIDIIQKTWNKMSAKGHYMALKIPFSKSSFELIQKALNN; encoded by the coding sequence ATGGAGGAATCATCAAAATTAGAGAGAGCTTTTCAACTTTTTGACCAGGCCAACGAGCAGGATCCAAATAGGGAAATATTTCTTGGCAAGACTTATGCCAAAGAAGTTTTGTATGCCATTCGCATGACAGAGAAGCTCAGGGAATATGCCCCATATGCTTCCGAACCTTTAAAACTTACGGCCCGCTGCCAGCACATTTGTAGGTGGGAAATTCCCAGGGAATCTTATGAGATGAATAGGGTCGGGTATTTAAAATGGAGGCAAGACCTAAAAAAATTCCATGCCGAAAAAGCAAGTGGTATTTTAAGGGAGGCAGGGTATGATCAAAAAACAATCGATAAGGTTGGCTTTCTGTTACAAAAGAAACAACTCAAAAAAAACGAAGAGACCCAGACCTTGGAAGATGTCATTTGTTTGGTGTTCCTAGAATATTATTTTGAGGCGTTTATGGAAAAACATCCTGAAGAGAAGCTTATAGATATCATACAAAAAACATGGAATAAGATGTCGGCCAAAGGGCATTATATGGCATTAAAGATACCTTTTTCCAAGTCGTCATTCGAGCTGATTCAAAAGGCTCTTAACAACTAA